The Peromyscus maniculatus bairdii isolate BWxNUB_F1_BW_parent chromosome 6, HU_Pman_BW_mat_3.1, whole genome shotgun sequence genomic interval CTCCTAATGCTCAGTAGGTTGTCTGTTCTTCATCATATCTTTAAAATCTATCCCTTCTTTTTCTAGCTCCATATCACAACTCCAAAGTCAATACAAAGACATGACTAATGTTGAGTCATGGGCTCATCCATCCCCAGGCCCACTTGAGTCTTGATAACTTATGGGGCCTACTGTTGTTTAACTTAACCATCTTAGCCCTCTTTTTCAAATctctaatggtcttataataaaaaaataaaataaaacaaccagagccagatactgggtgaaagctgaaagatcagagaagcagagcaagccacagccaacctcacctaaCCAACTCCTCAACCGATCctatttccacaaatcctcagatggaaagcctctgagtcctcaccggaaagggtctcagctgaactgctttagttcctgtttcctcttgcCTTTTATAACCTTCtcctccctgccatcacttcctgggattaaagacgtgtgtgcttctcagcactgggattaaggatgtgtgccaccactgccaggctgtgtttccagtgtggccttgaactcacagagatccagaaggctctctgcctcctgagtgacaggattaaggaaGTGTATGtgctgcctgacctctatgtctaatctagtggctcgctgtgtcctctgatcctcaggtaactttattagggtacataatatatcaccacacacctaTAGATCTGGCACATGTTGTGAGGATCTGTTTTCCACTTCATGTGTGAGCtggactctctccctctctctttctgtcccacTTTGCTTTCTTTGCATTCTTTACCGTTTGCTCCTCTTTACACCCACACACCTTCAGATActagaaacttatttttttttttactaattacaTTCTCTTGGATCATCATTTTATCTCAGCAGCATCGTATGAACTCATGCCTCCCTTGAGCAGACAGTACTCTTCAACCAGCCCCTTACTGGAGCTTAATTTCTACTGTCTAGACATTTTCCTACAGTTAAGTGGGACACTGAAAAGAGATTTCTTTGGTGGAGATTGTAACTCTTCGCCCGGTTTTTGAGGGAAAATCAATATTCTAATGTATTTACGAATTCATACACCTTCAGTCCCTGATTCCttgtctctggcctctggcctcttcctTATTCTCTGTAATAGTGGAAGCCCCAGCAGATCCTTGACACTGGAAACCTCATTCACTCTGGTAGCTTCAGTGTTGACAGTTAGCTTCAAATGGAGTTCTAAAACCCATCTCCCCAGGGGCCTGCCATTTTCAGGAGCGTGCAAGACCACTAGCTTTGAAATCTTCCTAAACATATCGATTCCATTGTATTGCTTGCGTTTTACGTGAAAACTCAACATTTAATCAaattaaaactaaagaaataGTTTGTACTTAGTGCAGACAGTTACACTGTTTACATGCCTATGTAGGTGACAGCCGACTTCTCttttggaacttgctttataggcAGAAAATAGAGTCACAAGCTGCTCACCTCAGCAGGCCTTCCTGACTTCTCACGAAGACCACTGAAGATCACCAATGGCATACAAATACTTTAATAAGAATTCTCAATTTGTACACACAGTTTCATTCTCAATTTTACACAGGGAGACTCGGGTTAAGGCCTTTAGTAACCACCAGTAAGTTAAAATTCATATATTATGCATTAACCGTCTTTTAGTGAAATTCAATGCAATTCAGACATGCTGATGGGCTTGTAAGGAGCTACAATGATTTATAAAACAGTTCAAGGTGTCGGATTTACCTGCCAAGAGAACAGACAACAAAGTGCAACAAAACCCACATTAAGAGTTTAttatggggggaaggggggaggagagagggggcttGGGGGGGCAGCCTCTGAAAGGCAggtggcagagagagagcaagaggcagGCAGTCTGCTATAAAAGGGAGCTCCACGCATGCGTACAGGGGCTTACATAGTCACACAGCGCATGAACATAGTTTACATAAGGTCCTAAGACCCTGGGCTGTCTAAGAGTTTTGACTGAATACTGACAGCCCACGCACAGCTGCAGGACCCTGGAAGCGGCTAGAAATGCCGGAAATGCTAACAAAAGGCCCTTCTAGTTCTATTCCTTGCTCACCATTCCCTATCAAAACCCACTTTTCTCTGTACTCCACATTCTTTGGAGAGGAATTATTGTCTCTTAATTCTCTTCCCGTGCAgctgaaagacccccggctgagatctttctccgggagagaccccaaacccagggaacacaccgaaaccacagatcagatgcaaaagcaagagggtttatttagaccaggtacctggggcgaagtctcttggaggacttgcgcaccttcttagggcaagggggactttttatgggatcccaggggcagaggcgcggttacagaagcgagaagcatagttacagggtccctattggttgtttcaaagaaggccagggtgaacttggggtcgcatgtgtgtggctgatttggccttgtccaggccagctgcttattcttcaaggccaggggcccgccataaaatatcaactgtcttactcccaaggctgctgaccacagttatctttttcaaggctggccatagctatctctgtcaaggccgggtagctggctatggctgtgaactcctgtttttctgattcctgcagaatggcgtttcttaggctaagttatgggggggagcatttcattggcccaaagccccatgtcctcataatggagcgggggtctttcattcccccattttcttttgtaccaaatgaaatctttcattttaggatggagaataaggggttaactctatctctgactgtctgagcctctgatattgctgggttaggatcaaagcctgggcaacagaaaccttatccttgatgaattgcaccaatctgttgaggatgtatgacctaaacaataaaatgagcaggaggacgattagggggcccataatggtggagacaagggtcgtaaaccacGGTaacctttggaactatcttttaaatcatttctgttgagcatggctacttggagctgtctgaattggccggtttCTATAAGGGCTGTAGTCTTGTATCTATCCAGTAGCTATTTTATTTATGGTAATTTttcccagtaacagggccagcgtcagggaaacaggctctctggtgatgtccctccttatgtcaggaggactattagggggatcaaggggacccccgggtgagttttatctttagtgggtttggagagcgttgaactagatgtctcggtgccctcagcttcgtcgggttccttggcagcctttacatgcgacgtgtggacccaagccgctgtcccgtcaacctcggctctaggttcctagattgatggcgtcggacccagacagagtccccaatcttgaatgggtgaggcaccaccgggcggttcagttgttcccggcaggcaggggtttttacaccgtcttttgcatcagttggagggctagtggcaaaagaggagatatcagagtaaaggaaatttacaattggtgggggagccccatacatgatctcgaacggggttaggccatgaggcccaggagtgttccgggctcggtaaagggctagggggagtaggagcacccaatctctagtgccagttgcaagcgttaatttggttaaagtctccttaatggttttatttgtacgttctacctgtcctaagctctgggggctgtatgcacaatgaagtttccaatcaatccccagtagcctggccacctcctgacttacctgggagacaaaggtgggcccattgtctgaccccaatatctggggtatttcatacctgggaaagatgtcatccaggaatttcttggttac includes:
- the LOC143273877 gene encoding uncharacterized protein LOC143273877 isoform X2, translating into MDAESPRPKCYNPPDSAGGTGGSCSGPQTAEDEFLLPPQLPVAYEEGGTKQRSPPTDAKDGVKTPACREQLNRPVVPHPFKIGDSVWVRRHQSRNLEPRLTGQRLGSTRRM